In Candidatus Epulonipiscium viviparus, one DNA window encodes the following:
- a CDS encoding MFS transporter translates to MDTEIKYNRAHVWQIGLFAFNNTATNTMLLIMAYVSFYANGVAGIAVMTISTLLTAMRIFDGITDPIIGYLIDKTDSKFGKFRPAMILGYLIMVVAMAILYTTLHIVPEGIRIIYFVLVYGLYIVGYTFQTACTKAAQACLTNDPKQRPLFTLFDTIWGTILVTASPIIVANLVEIHGDFSLDFFFQFVPAYVALSGVFTVLAIIGIAKKDKKEFFGIGNTTKVGFKDYVDVIKHNRAIQMLIVAAASDKLALTVAGNAVIAVIIYGIVAGDFGLSGDVAAYTAIPKIIIVFIGIQYARKLGQKKALIASTWLSIITYLVLGALILWGPMTILNVTEINTFTILYIVVFILMGSFAAIASGIVIPMIADCSDYETARTGRYIPGMMGTLFSFIDKLVSSLATTIVGFGMVAIGFADVFPTVDTVYTDALKYMGVFLFIGLPIIGFICTLIGMKFYPLTAEKMCEIQEQIAGIKENNNAE, encoded by the coding sequence ATGGATACAGAAATAAAATATAACCGAGCGCATGTATGGCAAATTGGATTATTTGCATTTAATAATACGGCAACGAATACTATGTTGCTTATCATGGCGTATGTATCGTTTTATGCAAATGGTGTTGCTGGAATTGCGGTAATGACCATATCGACGCTACTTACTGCAATGAGAATTTTTGACGGCATCACAGATCCGATAATTGGGTATTTAATCGATAAAACAGATTCTAAATTCGGAAAATTTCGTCCAGCAATGATTTTGGGATATCTAATTATGGTAGTGGCAATGGCGATTTTATATACAACTTTACATATAGTGCCAGAGGGCATTAGAATAATATATTTTGTCTTAGTTTATGGATTATATATCGTGGGGTATACATTTCAAACTGCATGTACAAAGGCAGCGCAGGCTTGTTTAACTAATGATCCAAAACAGCGTCCTTTATTTACGTTATTTGATACAATATGGGGAACAATCTTAGTTACCGCGAGCCCTATTATAGTAGCGAATTTGGTAGAAATACACGGTGATTTTTCACTGGATTTCTTTTTTCAATTTGTGCCAGCTTATGTAGCGCTTTCGGGAGTGTTTACCGTGCTTGCGATAATCGGTATCGCCAAGAAAGATAAAAAAGAATTTTTCGGAATAGGAAATACAACAAAAGTTGGTTTTAAAGATTATGTAGATGTAATCAAACACAACCGTGCAATACAGATGTTGATAGTTGCTGCTGCTAGCGATAAGTTAGCTCTTACAGTTGCTGGAAATGCGGTGATTGCAGTTATTATATACGGCATAGTAGCAGGAGACTTTGGGCTTTCTGGAGACGTTGCCGCTTATACCGCTATCCCCAAAATCATTATTGTGTTTATCGGAATCCAATATGCGCGTAAGCTGGGACAGAAAAAAGCTTTGATTGCTTCGACTTGGCTTTCTATCATAACATATTTAGTGTTGGGTGCGTTGATCTTATGGGGGCCTATGACCATATTAAATGTAACAGAAATTAATACATTTACAATTTTATATATTGTAGTATTTATATTGATGGGATCATTTGCCGCCATTGCGTCGGGGATTGTAATTCCGATGATTGCCGATTGTTCGGATTATGAAACAGCTCGAACCGGCAGATATATACCAGGAATGATGGGAACACTATTTTCGTTTATTGATAAGCTAGTTTCGTCGTTAGCGACAACGATTGTGGGCTTCGGAATGGTTGCCATAGGATTTGCCGACGTATTTCCAACAGTAGATACAGTATACACAGATGCGCTAAAATATATGGGCGTGTTCTTATTTATTGGATTACCAATTATAGGATTCATTTGCACCTTAATAGGAATGAAGTTTTATCCTTT